The Aquidulcibacter paucihalophilus genome has a window encoding:
- a CDS encoding acyltransferase family protein: MSSSESEPSGRLHGLDALRGIALLLGIVLHASMTYFPVPIWIVSDTDNSPVASVIFFAIHLFRMTTFFLIAGLFAHMMLERRGTLGFVRDRAMRIAGPLATFWFPVLAAIIAGLIWMAAIRNGGSIPTDGPPPPPLTIETFPLTHLWFLWVLLILYVAMLVLRAPFAMADRDGGWGRFVDRITGALIGPWTPALMAAPLALAFWFAPNWTPFFGIPTPDTGLVPNATALTAFGTAFGLGFLLDRRRDLLVRIERLWLVFTVVALVAGTAALVMVGGPVPELAPVTDPELKAPLAAVMALAVFASTFAVLSLALRFASGYSAVRRYLADSSYWVYIVHLPLVMGGQILVVNETWPWFVKFGVVIGGTMAISLLTYELLIRHTFMGGWLNGRRIPWRRQRDAEFSPAE, encoded by the coding sequence ATGTCTTCATCCGAATCCGAACCGTCCGGGCGCCTGCATGGCCTCGACGCCCTGCGCGGGATCGCCCTGCTGCTGGGCATCGTCCTGCACGCCTCCATGACCTATTTCCCGGTCCCGATCTGGATCGTGTCGGACACCGACAACTCGCCGGTCGCCAGCGTCATCTTCTTCGCCATCCACCTCTTCCGGATGACCACCTTCTTCCTGATCGCCGGCCTGTTCGCCCACATGATGCTCGAGCGGCGCGGCACCCTCGGCTTCGTCAGGGACCGCGCCATGCGCATCGCCGGACCGCTGGCGACCTTCTGGTTCCCGGTGCTCGCGGCGATCATCGCCGGGCTGATCTGGATGGCCGCGATCCGCAACGGCGGGTCCATTCCGACCGACGGACCGCCGCCGCCGCCGCTGACGATCGAGACCTTCCCCCTGACCCATCTGTGGTTCCTGTGGGTGCTGCTCATCCTCTATGTGGCCATGCTGGTCCTGCGCGCGCCCTTCGCCATGGCGGACCGCGATGGCGGCTGGGGCCGGTTCGTCGACCGCATCACCGGTGCCCTGATCGGGCCCTGGACCCCGGCCCTGATGGCCGCGCCGCTGGCGCTCGCCTTCTGGTTCGCGCCGAACTGGACGCCCTTCTTCGGCATTCCGACGCCGGACACGGGACTGGTTCCCAATGCGACCGCCCTGACCGCCTTCGGGACCGCCTTCGGCCTCGGCTTCCTGCTGGATCGCCGCCGCGACCTGCTGGTCCGCATCGAGCGCCTCTGGCTGGTGTTCACGGTCGTGGCGCTGGTCGCCGGGACGGCGGCCCTCGTCATGGTCGGCGGCCCGGTCCCGGAGCTTGCGCCGGTCACCGATCCGGAGCTGAAGGCTCCGCTGGCGGCGGTCATGGCCCTGGCCGTCTTCGCCTCGACCTTCGCGGTTCTGTCGCTGGCCCTGCGCTTCGCCTCCGGATACAGCGCCGTCCGCCGCTACCTCGCCGACTCCTCCTACTGGGTCTACATCGTCCATCTGCCGCTGGTCATGGGCGGTCAGATTCTGGTGGTGAACGAGACCTGGCCCTGGTTCGTGAAGTTCGGCGTGGTCATCGGCGGGACCATGGCGATCAGCCTGCTGACCTATGAGCTGCTGATCCGCCACACCTTCATGGGTGGCTGGCTGAACGGCCGCCGCATCCCCTGGCGCCGCCAGCGGGACGCGGAATTCTCGCCCGCCGAATAG
- the ftsH gene encoding ATP-dependent zinc metalloprotease FtsH — protein sequence MNLRNLAIWGVIILGAMAFYVAASRPGGLTAPPGAKEAAAARPVVMSYSDLLKARDDGNIVSVEVRGEAVKATLRDGKVVTVTTPVPNAALIDSIQAKGAEVDVKTTRQSLWVSALIGLLPFVLIIGLWILIMRQMQGGARGAMGFGKSKAKLLTEHKGRKTFDDVAGVDEAKEELQEVVDFLKDPGKFQRLGGKIPKGALLVGPPGTGKTLLARAVAGEAGVPFFSISGSDFVEMFVGVGASRVRDMFEQAKKNAPCIIFIDEIDAVGRHRGAGLGGGNDEREQTLNQLLVEMDGFEANEGIILIAATNRPDVLDPALLRPGRFDRQVVVPNPDVNGREKILRVHMKDVPLASDVMVKTIARGTPGFSGADLANLVNEAALMAARKDRRMVTHRDFEDAKDKVMMGAERKSMAMNEEERRLTAYHEGGHAIVAMNVKMADPVHKATIVPRGQALGMVMQLPEGDRYSMKYQQMVDRIAIMAGGRVAEELIFGKENITSGASSDIQQASKLARRMVTQWGFSDILGTVAYGENEQEVFLGHSVARSQNVSEETARIIDSEVKRIVGAGWDEARQILTDKAADLETLAQALLEYETLSGQEIRDLLEKGIAPNRDESNFPNAGPSVSVPITPVSDGAQVEAQTVH from the coding sequence ATGAACCTGCGCAATCTGGCCATCTGGGGCGTGATCATCCTGGGGGCCATGGCCTTCTATGTCGCCGCCAGCCGCCCCGGCGGCCTGACGGCTCCTCCCGGCGCCAAGGAGGCCGCTGCGGCGCGTCCCGTGGTGATGAGCTATTCCGACCTGCTGAAGGCCCGCGACGACGGCAATATCGTCAGCGTCGAGGTGCGCGGCGAGGCCGTGAAGGCGACCCTGCGCGACGGCAAGGTCGTGACGGTCACCACCCCTGTCCCCAACGCCGCCCTGATCGACAGCATCCAGGCCAAGGGTGCCGAGGTCGACGTCAAGACGACGCGTCAGTCGCTCTGGGTCAGCGCCCTGATCGGCCTGCTGCCCTTCGTCCTGATCATCGGCCTGTGGATCCTGATCATGCGCCAGATGCAGGGTGGGGCCCGCGGGGCCATGGGCTTCGGCAAGTCCAAGGCCAAGCTGCTGACCGAGCACAAGGGTCGCAAGACCTTTGACGACGTCGCCGGCGTGGACGAGGCCAAGGAAGAGCTGCAGGAGGTCGTCGACTTCCTCAAGGACCCGGGCAAATTCCAGCGTCTGGGCGGCAAGATCCCCAAGGGCGCCCTGCTGGTCGGCCCTCCCGGTACCGGCAAGACCCTGTTGGCGCGCGCCGTGGCCGGTGAAGCCGGCGTGCCCTTCTTCTCCATCTCGGGCTCGGACTTCGTCGAGATGTTCGTCGGTGTCGGCGCCAGCCGCGTGCGCGACATGTTCGAACAGGCCAAGAAGAACGCCCCCTGCATCATCTTCATCGATGAGATCGACGCCGTCGGCCGTCACCGCGGCGCCGGCCTGGGCGGCGGCAATGACGAACGCGAGCAGACGCTGAACCAGCTGCTGGTCGAGATGGACGGGTTCGAGGCCAATGAAGGCATCATTCTGATCGCCGCCACCAACCGTCCCGATGTGCTGGACCCGGCCCTGCTGCGTCCCGGCCGCTTCGACCGCCAGGTCGTGGTGCCCAATCCCGATGTGAACGGCCGCGAGAAGATTCTGCGCGTCCACATGAAGGACGTGCCACTGGCCTCGGACGTCATGGTCAAGACCATCGCCCGCGGTACGCCCGGCTTCTCCGGCGCTGACCTGGCCAACCTCGTGAACGAGGCGGCCCTGATGGCGGCCCGCAAGGACCGTCGCATGGTCACCCATCGCGACTTCGAGGACGCCAAGGACAAGGTCATGATGGGCGCCGAGCGCAAATCCATGGCCATGAACGAGGAAGAGCGCCGCCTGACCGCCTATCACGAGGGCGGCCACGCCATCGTGGCCATGAACGTCAAGATGGCCGATCCCGTGCACAAGGCGACCATCGTCCCGCGCGGCCAGGCCCTCGGCATGGTCATGCAGCTGCCGGAAGGCGACCGTTATTCCATGAAATACCAGCAGATGGTCGATCGTATCGCCATCATGGCCGGCGGCCGCGTGGCCGAGGAGCTGATCTTCGGCAAGGAGAACATCACCTCGGGCGCCTCGTCGGACATCCAGCAGGCGTCCAAGCTGGCGCGCCGCATGGTCACCCAGTGGGGCTTCTCCGACATCCTCGGCACCGTCGCCTATGGCGAGAACGAGCAGGAGGTCTTCCTCGGCCACTCGGTCGCACGCAGCCAGAACGTCTCCGAAGAGACGGCCCGGATCATCGACTCCGAGGTCAAGCGCATCGTCGGTGCCGGCTGGGATGAAGCCCGCCAGATCCTGACCGACAAGGCCGCCGATCTGGAGACCCTGGCCCAGGCCCTGCTCGAGTACGAGACCCTCTCGGGTCAGGAGATCAGGGATCTGCTGGAGAAGGGCATCGCCCCGAACCGCGACGAAAGCAACTTCCCCAACGCCGGCCCGTCGGTCTCCGTGCCGATCACCCCGGTATCGGACGGAGCCCAGGTCGAGGCCCAGACCGTCCACTGA
- a CDS encoding ATP-binding protein, with translation MAADWARENGRRLLALTVDHGLNPDSAGWTAFAERAAREAGADWRGLHWTGPKPATGLPAAARMARHRLIADAARAAGARVILLAHTADDIAEAEVMRAEGSTLGRLRDWSPSPAWPEGRGLMLLRPMLGAGRGEVRDWLVGQGAAWIDDPGNEDLKFARSRARAFLLPLGEGGPEGRMRVGPSSGEAALGQSPLTLSRKDDGCAAVRSSPLPSGEGSLTVSRDVDTQTLAAVLVCAGGGDQLPRGDRLSAIQARLQSGGDFTATLSGARIEARGDSVLVSREAGEFARRPRVPLPLLPGVETVWDGRWAITVDSPGWSVIPAAGRLAALSGADRVVLKALPPAVRGAMPVLIRNDATAPVLAGTAGKAVSLVGERLALALDRMTHERDLGGLLHGASPRNHLFSGLHH, from the coding sequence CTGGCCGCCGACTGGGCCCGCGAGAACGGCCGACGCCTGCTGGCCCTGACCGTCGACCACGGGCTGAACCCCGACAGCGCCGGCTGGACCGCCTTCGCCGAACGCGCCGCCCGCGAGGCCGGGGCGGACTGGCGCGGGTTGCACTGGACCGGGCCGAAGCCCGCCACCGGCCTGCCAGCCGCGGCCCGCATGGCCCGTCATCGCCTGATTGCGGACGCCGCGCGCGCGGCAGGGGCGCGGGTCATCCTGCTGGCCCACACCGCCGACGACATCGCTGAGGCGGAGGTGATGCGCGCCGAAGGCTCGACCCTCGGCCGGCTGCGCGACTGGTCGCCCTCGCCGGCCTGGCCCGAAGGGCGGGGCCTGATGCTGCTGCGGCCGATGCTGGGGGCGGGCCGGGGCGAGGTGCGCGACTGGCTGGTGGGGCAGGGGGCGGCGTGGATCGACGATCCGGGCAATGAGGACCTGAAATTTGCGCGGAGTCGCGCCCGTGCGTTCCTTCTCCCCTTGGGAGAAGGTGGCCCGGAGGGCCGGATGAGGGTCGGCCCGTCGAGCGGCGAAGCCGCCCTCGGACAGTCGCCCCTCACCCTTTCGCGCAAGGACGACGGCTGCGCCGCCGTGCGCTCAAGCCCTCTCCCATCGGGAGAGGGATCGCTGACGGTGAGCCGGGACGTCGACACCCAGACCCTCGCCGCCGTACTCGTCTGTGCTGGAGGCGGAGACCAGCTTCCCCGCGGAGACCGGCTCTCCGCCATCCAAGCCCGTCTGCAATCCGGCGGGGATTTCACCGCCACCCTGTCCGGTGCCCGGATCGAGGCCCGGGGCGACTCCGTCCTTGTGTCGCGTGAGGCCGGCGAGTTCGCCCGCCGGCCCCGCGTGCCGCTGCCGCTGCTCCCCGGCGTCGAGACGGTCTGGGACGGGCGCTGGGCGATCACGGTCGATTCGCCCGGCTGGTCGGTCATCCCCGCCGCGGGGCGTCTGGCGGCCCTGTCCGGGGCCGACCGGGTCGTCCTGAAGGCCCTGCCGCCCGCCGTGCGCGGGGCGATGCCTGTGCTGATCCGGAACGATGCGACTGCCCCGGTTCTTGCAGGGACGGCGGGCAAGGCGGTGTCGTTGGTCGGGGAGAGACTGGCGCTGGCGCTGGACCGAATGACGCACGAACGGGACCTTGGCGGCCTCCTCCATGGCGCATCGCCCCGGAACCACCTATTTTCCGGCTTACATCACTGA
- a CDS encoding tol-pal system protein: MLKFPAALRSRNALISVLGVVLIAGTTTVVAQTTPLEPVQWDKRRLDQLDRNVRRLERAVTQRNAAGQPVIIEPDPEVIALQGRVGLMDRRLADMEATVQRVNGDLERLTFQLDEAGRDNTALATRVRDAEGRLRAMEAAAAREAELNSPIPTTSPTGDAARDLTAAARLAATDPQRGDRALQTVILAWPGTPQAQEASSRLGDLRVSAGDHAGAVSAYATALQGWPTAPWAGSTTLELANALNATDRKTQACTALTEFTRRYAEAASPAVRTRATEARTRIGCPAAPAAPPARRGG; this comes from the coding sequence ATGCTGAAGTTTCCCGCCGCCCTCCGCTCGCGTAACGCCCTGATCTCGGTCCTGGGTGTCGTCCTGATTGCGGGCACGACCACGGTCGTGGCCCAGACCACGCCGCTTGAACCGGTGCAGTGGGACAAGCGCCGGCTGGACCAGCTGGACCGCAACGTCCGCCGCCTCGAGCGCGCCGTGACCCAGCGCAACGCCGCCGGCCAGCCCGTCATCATCGAACCCGATCCCGAGGTGATCGCCCTGCAGGGCCGCGTCGGCCTGATGGACCGCCGGCTCGCCGACATGGAGGCGACGGTCCAGCGCGTGAACGGTGACCTCGAACGCCTGACCTTCCAGCTGGACGAGGCCGGCCGCGACAACACTGCCCTGGCCACCCGCGTCCGCGACGCCGAGGGCCGTCTCCGCGCCATGGAGGCGGCGGCGGCGCGCGAGGCAGAGCTCAATTCGCCCATCCCCACCACCTCGCCGACCGGCGACGCCGCGCGCGACCTGACCGCCGCGGCGCGACTGGCCGCCACCGACCCGCAACGGGGCGACCGCGCCCTGCAGACCGTCATCCTCGCCTGGCCCGGCACGCCCCAGGCGCAGGAGGCCTCCAGCCGCCTCGGCGACCTGCGCGTCTCCGCCGGGGATCACGCGGGCGCGGTCTCCGCCTACGCCACGGCGCTGCAGGGCTGGCCGACGGCACCCTGGGCCGGCTCGACCACGCTGGAACTGGCCAACGCCCTGAACGCGACGGACCGGAAGACCCAGGCCTGCACCGCCCTGACCGAATTCACCCGCCGCTATGCCGAGGCCGCCAGCCCTGCCGTACGCACCCGGGCGACCGAGGCCCGCACCCGCATCGGCTGCCCCGCCGCCCCGGCCGCGCCGCCGGCCCGGAGAGGGGGCTGA
- a CDS encoding DUF3667 domain-containing protein: MDVIEAAGGLVTGGLIAKLLSRRENRRAESAEEHAGICSDCGAVATGKYCSECGQPTHVHRSLLHLGEEMLHGVLHFDARIWRTLPLLAINPGRLTREWVQGKRTRYVSPLAMFLFSVFLMFFVFSFSGALEPKMTTPLPERIAEARSELEAARTELGRAEAVAAASPDSEALAITAEAVRTRVGVHERRLAALTGTGEAGARPDGLTAGSWQAEMSDAVQADRVQVRGDSKWVEKVKHKLRNPDLLLYKIQQTAYKFSFLLIPISIPFVALLFLWRRGVTLYDHGVFVLYSLTAMSVLMMILSILGGIWSGFGLVGVLAVTLGVPAHMFAQLKGAYQLSWFSAAWRTILLLMFCIFALTLFLIGIIMLGLTG; this comes from the coding sequence ATGGACGTTATCGAAGCAGCAGGCGGCCTGGTCACGGGCGGCCTGATCGCCAAACTGCTGTCGCGGCGCGAGAACCGCCGCGCCGAATCGGCTGAGGAACACGCCGGAATCTGCAGTGACTGCGGCGCAGTCGCCACTGGCAAATACTGCTCCGAATGCGGCCAGCCCACCCATGTGCACCGGTCGCTCCTGCATCTCGGCGAGGAGATGCTGCACGGCGTGCTGCATTTCGACGCCCGCATCTGGCGGACCCTGCCGTTGCTGGCGATCAACCCCGGACGGCTGACCCGCGAGTGGGTCCAGGGCAAGCGCACCCGCTATGTCTCGCCGCTCGCGATGTTCCTGTTCAGCGTCTTTCTGATGTTCTTCGTCTTCAGCTTCAGCGGCGCGCTGGAGCCGAAGATGACCACGCCCCTGCCGGAACGGATCGCTGAAGCAAGAAGTGAACTGGAGGCCGCCCGCACCGAGTTGGGCCGGGCGGAAGCGGTCGCCGCGGCAAGTCCCGATTCCGAGGCCCTCGCCATCACTGCGGAGGCGGTTCGCACGCGGGTCGGGGTGCATGAGCGGCGGCTGGCGGCCCTGACCGGCACGGGGGAGGCCGGGGCCCGTCCCGACGGCCTCACGGCCGGCAGCTGGCAGGCCGAGATGTCCGATGCGGTCCAGGCCGACCGGGTTCAGGTCCGCGGCGACAGCAAATGGGTCGAGAAGGTCAAGCACAAGCTGAGAAATCCCGATCTCCTGCTCTACAAGATCCAGCAGACGGCCTACAAATTCAGCTTCCTGCTGATCCCGATTTCCATCCCGTTCGTCGCCCTGCTGTTCCTGTGGCGACGGGGGGTCACCCTGTATGATCACGGCGTCTTCGTGCTCTATTCGCTGACCGCCATGTCGGTTCTGATGATGATCCTCTCGATCCTGGGCGGGATCTGGAGCGGGTTCGGCCTGGTGGGCGTTCTGGCCGTCACCCTCGGCGTCCCCGCACACATGTTCGCCCAGTTGAAGGGGGCCTATCAGCTGTCGTGGTTCTCCGCCGCCTGGCGGACGATCCTGCTGCTGATGTTCTGCATCTTCGCCCTGACGCTGTTCCTGATCGGCATCATCATGCTCGGCCTGACGGGGTGA
- the pal gene encoding peptidoglycan-associated lipoprotein Pal: protein MKPSTLVRLAAVGLAVTAIAACTPRTPADTGAGNSVPPAGNDQYAGNGAGPVSGGAIGAPAPGSEQDFVVNVGDRVYFDLDSYSIRSEAYPRLDAQVAWLQRYPGVTIRIEGNADERGTREYNLALGARRAESVRTYLVERGVNAGRIDTISYGKERPIAAGSNEEAWARNRNGHTAIVSGATR, encoded by the coding sequence ATGAAGCCCTCCACCCTGGTCCGTCTGGCCGCCGTCGGCCTGGCCGTGACCGCGATCGCCGCCTGCACCCCGCGCACGCCGGCTGATACCGGCGCCGGCAACAGCGTCCCGCCCGCCGGAAACGACCAGTACGCCGGCAACGGTGCGGGCCCGGTTTCGGGCGGCGCGATCGGCGCGCCCGCGCCCGGTTCGGAGCAGGACTTTGTCGTCAACGTCGGCGACCGCGTCTATTTCGACCTCGACAGCTATTCGATCCGTTCGGAAGCCTATCCGCGCCTCGACGCCCAGGTGGCCTGGCTGCAGCGCTATCCGGGCGTGACCATCCGCATCGAGGGCAATGCCGACGAACGCGGCACCCGCGAATACAATCTGGCCCTCGGCGCCCGCCGCGCTGAATCGGTCCGCACCTATCTGGTCGAGCGCGGCGTCAACGCCGGCCGTATCGACACCATCAGCTACGGCAAGGAGCGCCCGATCGCTGCCGGCTCCAACGAGGAAGCCTGGGCCCGCAACCGCAATGGCCACACCGCCATCGTCTCGGGTGCCACGCGCTAG
- the tolB gene encoding Tol-Pal system beta propeller repeat protein TolB has protein sequence MRLNRLLASVAVLAMTVSTATAQTPPVPPQSTDPVEVEIDQGVLRPMQIAVVNFNGQNGADLSGVIRANLRRSGYFEPMDPAGFVETGLTLANAPNFPQWTSIGAQAVLYGAVTPRPDGRNDFGFRLYDPYRQCQLASYQFTATPEQWRRIGHKIADLIYQRMTGESGLFDSRVVFVSESGTQLNRLSRLAISDQDGFNPVYLTQGDEVIMSPRFSLNDPNEITYVALGRDYSRIYLFNLTTGRRESLGEFDGQVLAPRFSNDGSKMAFSIIRGGNTDVYVMDLSSRQLRRLTSDPGIDTSPSFSPDNSQIVFTSDRSGSARLYTMRADGTGQRPISRGGGLYTAPNWSPRGDLIAFTKQGGGRFSTGVMNTDGSGERILSSSYFEEGPSWAPNGRYIMFARQSPGGDTRLWTVDLSGRVVSQAGYSGRGTDPAWSPLLDEQPANLGGGGPDGCPA, from the coding sequence ATGCGTTTGAACCGACTTCTGGCCAGTGTCGCCGTTCTGGCGATGACGGTGAGCACGGCCACCGCCCAGACGCCCCCGGTTCCGCCGCAGTCGACCGACCCGGTCGAGGTCGAGATCGACCAGGGCGTGCTGCGGCCGATGCAGATCGCCGTGGTCAATTTCAACGGCCAGAACGGTGCCGATCTCAGCGGCGTGATCCGCGCGAACCTGCGCCGCTCCGGCTATTTCGAGCCGATGGACCCGGCGGGCTTCGTCGAGACCGGCCTGACCCTGGCCAATGCGCCCAACTTCCCGCAGTGGACCTCGATCGGGGCCCAGGCGGTGCTGTACGGCGCGGTGACGCCCCGGCCGGACGGCCGCAACGACTTCGGCTTCCGCCTGTACGACCCCTATCGCCAGTGCCAACTGGCCTCCTACCAGTTCACCGCCACGCCCGAGCAGTGGCGCCGCATCGGCCACAAGATCGCCGACCTGATCTATCAGCGGATGACCGGCGAGAGCGGCCTGTTCGACAGCCGCGTGGTCTTCGTCTCGGAAAGCGGCACCCAGCTGAACCGCCTGTCGCGCCTCGCCATCTCGGATCAGGACGGGTTCAACCCCGTCTACCTGACCCAGGGCGACGAGGTGATCATGTCGCCGCGCTTCTCGCTGAACGACCCCAATGAGATCACCTATGTCGCGCTCGGCCGCGACTACAGCCGCATCTATCTGTTCAACCTGACGACCGGCCGGCGCGAGAGCCTGGGCGAGTTCGATGGGCAGGTGCTGGCCCCGCGCTTCTCGAACGACGGGTCCAAGATGGCCTTCTCGATCATTCGCGGCGGCAATACCGACGTCTATGTGATGGACCTGTCGAGCCGCCAGCTGCGCCGCCTGACCAGCGACCCGGGCATCGACACCTCGCCCAGCTTCTCGCCGGACAACAGCCAGATCGTCTTCACCTCGGACCGGTCGGGCAGCGCCCGGCTCTACACCATGCGGGCCGACGGCACGGGTCAGCGCCCGATCTCGCGCGGCGGCGGCCTCTACACCGCCCCGAACTGGAGCCCGCGCGGCGACCTGATCGCCTTCACCAAACAGGGCGGCGGCCGGTTCTCGACCGGGGTCATGAACACCGACGGCTCGGGCGAGCGTATCCTGTCGTCCAGCTATTTCGAGGAAGGCCCGTCCTGGGCCCCGAACGGCCGCTACATCATGTTCGCCCGCCAGTCGCCGGGCGGGGACACCCGCCTGTGGACCGTGGACCTGTCGGGGCGCGTCGTGTCACAGGCCGGCTACTCGGGCCGGGGCACCGATCCGGCCTGGTCGCCCCTTCTCGATGAACAGCCCGCCAACCTCGGCGGCGGCGGCCCGGACGGCTGTCCCGCCTGA
- a CDS encoding ExbD/TolR family protein: MALAGGGGSGHVRGRRRPRKRPLSEINVTPLVDVMLVLLIIFMISAPLLNVAVPVELPKTDASAVDASDDPVVISIKRDGAIYVGEGEVSFDRLVLTVAEAAGPDGREKAVSVRGDGRAPYQAVARVMARLSSAGFTKLNLITDTAGGAPTDVEG, encoded by the coding sequence ATGGCCCTCGCAGGAGGCGGCGGCAGCGGACACGTCCGGGGCCGCAGACGGCCGCGCAAACGGCCGCTCAGTGAGATCAATGTCACGCCGCTGGTCGACGTGATGCTGGTGCTGCTGATCATCTTCATGATCTCCGCGCCGCTGCTGAACGTGGCCGTGCCGGTGGAACTGCCCAAGACGGATGCCAGCGCGGTCGACGCCTCGGATGATCCGGTGGTGATCTCGATCAAGCGCGACGGTGCCATCTATGTCGGCGAGGGTGAGGTCAGCTTCGATCGTCTGGTGCTGACCGTGGCGGAAGCCGCCGGTCCGGACGGCCGCGAGAAGGCCGTGTCCGTGCGCGGCGACGGCCGGGCACCCTACCAGGCCGTGGCCCGCGTCATGGCGCGCCTGTCCTCGGCCGGTTTCACCAAGCTGAACCTGATCACCGACACCGCCGGCGGCGCCCCGACGGACGTGGAGGGCTGA
- the tolQ gene encoding protein TolQ, producing MTTAAHASMINPVSLFMEADIVVQAIMIGLAIASLWSWAVIIDKAMRFSALNSQANTFEDAVGSGRSLEDIATQAGPNPVHPLPRMLVIALADWREARTRGPLTENQANLVMSRIDRALDSLIAREGQRVENGLGVLSVVATSSPFIGLFGTVWGIMNAFGAIASSGNTNLATVAPAISEALFATALGLAAAIPAYIAYNKFSIDAGKFTGRLESFADDLQAAVARRLGGPSSAAPQPTREI from the coding sequence ATGACCACCGCCGCCCACGCCTCGATGATCAACCCGGTCTCCCTGTTCATGGAGGCCGACATTGTCGTGCAGGCGATCATGATCGGCCTGGCGATCGCCTCGCTGTGGTCCTGGGCCGTGATCATCGACAAGGCCATGCGGTTCAGCGCCCTGAACAGCCAGGCCAATACCTTCGAGGACGCCGTCGGCTCGGGCCGGTCGCTGGAGGACATCGCAACCCAGGCCGGACCCAATCCGGTGCATCCCCTGCCGCGCATGCTGGTCATCGCCCTGGCCGACTGGCGCGAGGCGCGCACGCGCGGTCCGCTGACCGAGAACCAGGCCAATCTTGTGATGTCGCGCATCGACCGCGCCCTCGACAGCCTGATCGCCCGCGAGGGCCAGCGCGTCGAGAACGGTCTGGGCGTGCTGTCGGTGGTGGCGACCTCGTCGCCCTTCATCGGCCTGTTCGGCACGGTCTGGGGCATCATGAACGCCTTCGGCGCCATCGCCTCGTCGGGCAATACCAATCTGGCGACTGTGGCCCCGGCCATCTCCGAGGCCCTGTTCGCCACGGCCCTGGGTCTGGCGGCGGCCATCCCGGCCTATATCGCCTACAACAAATTCTCCATCGACGCGGGCAAGTTCACCGGCCGGCTGGAAAGCTTCGCCGATGACCTGCAGGCCGCCGTGGCGCGCCGTCTGGGCGGACCGTCCAGCGCCGCGCCGCAGCCGACCCGGGAGATCTGA
- the ybgC gene encoding tol-pal system-associated acyl-CoA thioesterase yields MTTPDTPTAGRFEGREHRLPVRVYYEDTDFTGLVYHANYVRYFERGRSDCLRLMGIGHAELLDGDQPMAFVVSKMGLHFLKPARIDDQLVVRTHYDAVKGPRLLISQAISRGDDVLCRAEVEVVCIHMDGRPRRPGRALVDKVGPWLAREA; encoded by the coding sequence GTGACGACGCCCGATACACCCACAGCCGGCCGGTTCGAGGGCCGCGAGCATCGCCTGCCGGTCCGGGTCTATTACGAGGACACCGACTTCACCGGTCTGGTCTATCACGCCAACTATGTCCGCTATTTCGAGCGCGGCCGGTCCGACTGCCTGCGGCTGATGGGGATCGGCCACGCCGAGCTTCTGGACGGCGACCAGCCCATGGCCTTCGTGGTCTCGAAGATGGGGCTGCATTTCCTCAAGCCGGCCCGGATCGACGACCAGCTGGTGGTGCGCACCCACTATGACGCCGTGAAGGGGCCGCGCCTGCTGATCTCCCAGGCCATCAGCCGCGGAGACGACGTCCTGTGCCGGGCCGAGGTCGAGGTGGTCTGCATCCACATGGACGGGCGGCCCCGCCGGCCGGGCCGCGCCCTGGTCGACAAGGTCGGACCGTGGCTGGCGCGCGAAGCTTGA